In Candidatus Woesearchaeota archaeon, the genomic stretch CAGGCACTTGGAATAGCAGAAGGCGCCCTGGAGGAAGCAGTTGAATACATGAAAGAAAGAAAACAGTTTGGAAGATCACTTAGCAAGTTCCAGGGGCTGGCATGGACTGTTGCCGATCTGGATACTGAAATACAGGCTGCAAAATACCTTGTGTACAAGGCAGCATTGAGCAAGGATGCACATGTATCCTATACAGTAGATGCAGCAAGAGCCAAGCTTATGGCAGCAAATGTTGCCATGGAGACTACAGCAAAGGTTGTACAGCTCTTTGGAGGATATGGATATACAAAGGACTATCCAGTAGAGAGAATGATGAGAGATGCAAAGATAACTGAAATATATGAAGGAACCTCGGAAGTACAGAAAATGGTCATTTCAGGAAATATATTTAAATAGGAGGAACGCCTAATGAATATTGTTGTTTGTTTAAAACAGGTACCGGACACAAATGAAGTCAAAATAGATCCAAAGACAGGAACGCTTATAAGAGAAGGTGTTCCTTCGATAATAAATCCAGATGACAAGAATGCACTTGAGGAATCAATTGCAATTAAAGAAAAAACAGGTGGAAAGGTTACAGTAATAAGCATGGGACCACCCCAGGCAGAGTCGGCACTGAGGGAAGCACTTGCAATGGGTGCAGACGAGGCAATACTCATATCTGACAGGGCTTTTGCAGGAGCAGATACCTGCGCCACAGCATATGCACTTTCAGGAGCACTCAGGAAACTGGACTACGATATAATTTTTGCAGGAAGACAGGCAATAGACGGAGATACCGCACAGGTTGGACCTGAAATAGCAGAATTTCTGGGAATACCGCAGATAACTTATGTAGAAAAGGTCGATGTGGATGGAAGTACGGTTACAGTTAGAAAAGCATGGGAAGACGGGTATGAAACAGTGAAAGTCAATACGCCGGTACTGCTTACTGCTATAAAAGAATTGAACAATCCAAGATATATGCATATGAAGAATATATTTAAAATCTTCAACAAGGAAGTAAAAGTGTGGAGCGCTGCCGATCTTGAAGTTGACAGGGAGCGTCTTGGACTTAAAGGTTCTCCTACGAAGGTAAAGAGATCAGCTACAAAAGAAGCAAGAGGGGCAGGAGAGATTGTCAACAAGCCGGTAAAAGAAGCAGCAGCATATGCAATTTCAAAATTAAGAGAAAAGCATGTTATTTAATTGGGGGGGATTCGTAATGAATATAGCAGACTACAGAGGTGTATGGGTATTTGCTGAACAGAGAGACGGTGAACTTCAAAAAGTAGCTCTGGAATTATTGGGAAAAGGAAGAGAACTTGCAGATAAATTAAAGGTTGATCTGACTGCAGTACTTCTCGGAAGCGATATAGATGATGCCGCAGAAGAATTGACTGCGTATGGAGCAGACAAGGTGCTGTATGCAGACAGTCCGCTATTGAAACACTATACTACGGACGGATATACAAAGGTAATTGCAGACCTTGTAGAAGAGAAAAAACCGGAAATAGTACTTATAGGTGCAAGCTTCATTGGAAGAGATCTGGGACCAAGACTGGCAGCCAAACTCGTTACGGGACTTACAGCCGATTGTACCGGACTCGACATAGATGCGGAGACGAACAATCTCATGATGACAAGACCGGCTTTTGGTGGGAATCTTATGGCAACAATAGTTTGCGGGGACCACAGACCGCAGATGTCAACAGTAAGGCCGGGGGTTTTCGATAAACTTGAGAAAGCCGATGTGAAGGCTGACAGGATAGAAAAAGTGAGCGCAGATGTTTCAGAGGACGACATAAGGATAAAGGTACAGGAAGTAGTGAAACTTGCGAAGGATGTAGTGGACATTGGAGAAGCAAAGGTAATTGTATCCGGAGGAAGAGGGCTTGGAAGCAAGGAAGGCTTTGAAGTTCTGAAGGAACTGGCAGATGTGCTTGAGGGAACTGTAGGTGGTTCCAGAGCTGCTATTGACAATGGCTGGATAGACAA encodes the following:
- a CDS encoding electron transfer flavoprotein subunit alpha/FixB family protein, with the protein product MNIADYRGVWVFAEQRDGELQKVALELLGKGRELADKLKVDLTAVLLGSDIDDAAEELTAYGADKVLYADSPLLKHYTTDGYTKVIADLVEEKKPEIVLIGASFIGRDLGPRLAAKLVTGLTADCTGLDIDAETNNLMMTRPAFGGNLMATIVCGDHRPQMSTVRPGVFDKLEKADVKADRIEKVSADVSEDDIRIKVQEVVKLAKDVVDIGEAKVIVSGGRGLGSKEGFEVLKELADVLEGTVGGSRAAIDNGWIDKAYQVGQTGKTVRPALYIAVGISGAIQHLAGMQDSGYIVAVNKDENAAIMKVADLAIVGDYTKVIPELVTQIK
- a CDS encoding electron transfer flavoprotein subunit beta/FixA family protein, which gives rise to MNIVVCLKQVPDTNEVKIDPKTGTLIREGVPSIINPDDKNALEESIAIKEKTGGKVTVISMGPPQAESALREALAMGADEAILISDRAFAGADTCATAYALSGALRKLDYDIIFAGRQAIDGDTAQVGPEIAEFLGIPQITYVEKVDVDGSTVTVRKAWEDGYETVKVNTPVLLTAIKELNNPRYMHMKNIFKIFNKEVKVWSAADLEVDRERLGLKGSPTKVKRSATKEARGAGEIVNKPVKEAAAYAISKLREKHVI